In Lolium perenne isolate Kyuss_39 chromosome 5, Kyuss_2.0, whole genome shotgun sequence, the sequence ATCAAGCGCTAGCTAAAAAAGAGGGTGTCAACTGTCAAGCATGGCGTCCAAGAATCTCCTTGTGTTTGCTGTCCTGCTTGCCGCCGCTTTCCTCGTCTGCTCCACGGCCGAACAAACCCGTGAGCTAGCGGACTTGTTTTGAACTTGGGCGGCTCCTGATGCATGCTGCTACTAATTTGTATGCTCGTTTTGTGTTCTTGCAGAGGCCAAGAAGGAAGAGACCAAGGCCGATGTACACGGctacggtggaggcggaggcggctaccccggcggaggcggaggtggctaccccgggggaggcggaggcggcggcggttaCCCTGGccacggtggaggcggaggcggctacCCCGGGGGAGGcggagggggaggcggcggcggtcacCCTGGCcacggtggaggcggtggcggctACCCGGGccaaggcggaggcggcggcggatacCCGGGCCATGGAGGCGGCTACCcgggccatggcggcggcggcggcggataccCGGGTcatggaggcggcggcggtggcggacaCCCGGGtcatggaggcggcggcggatacCCGGAGCACATGTACCGGGCGGAGGTCCGCAACTGAGCACGCGAGTCGCAGCTACGTACCATGCGCGTAGCGCTCTACACGTGCGGTTGCTCTACGCGAAGTTACCTGTAAATTAAGATAGTCTGGTCTCTATACGTGCGCGTTACCACACACTGTGTTCTTGCAAGTCTGTACTACTACTATGCGCTGAATAATACGTCTATCTCCGACTTATATGTTGTCCTTGAGATTGAACGGCGCGGCTGATGTAATTAAGACTTGTGTTGGTATGTATTTCACTACGGTGGAATAAAATCACCGCGTGAGTATAGCCTAATCATACTCGATCGGTACTTGATTCCATCACTGCTGTATTTTTCAAGAACCAACACACTTCATAATTATTAGACGAACTTTATCTCATCTCATAATTTGGCTAGGGTTTCTCCAACTTCCCCAAAACAAAGAGAACTTCTCACACATGAAGACACACAAAACATCATTCATAATGATATGAAATGcggatgaatacatcatccataaTGATATGAAATGCTGATGAATGATTAAACAAAGACATGTGTAGATCCAATCTTAGGTTTGGAGCTACAACGTGATGAGTGGAGAGAAGGTGTCGGTGCCGTGCCTTCAAGATCCAAGTCTTTTCTTGTTCGTGGTTGTGGCTATGGTGTCGGGAAGGTGGAGAAGAAGGCCGCACGATGGTAGAGCTTCCGCTTGTTGTTGATCAAGATAGATGATATTGTGTTGGATCTCCTCTCCTTTATATAGGCCTAGGAGGGGCCTCCAATACTCTCCCAACCAACCTTAGCACCTAAGAAAAGTGTAGTAACAAACGAGAACGAAATCCGTGGAGAATCGTGTCCGTTCTTGGCATTTTTGCGACCCAGAACCCATGGTACAAGCATGCGGTAGTCGTTAACTATTATACGCTTCTTCGGTATGTTGATCACCATCTCCAAACTCTGATTTAGCTGTTATTCATCTCGTTGGATCAATATTGGCGAGGGCTAtaatgacatggtcttggatcttTATTATCTTTTGATGAAAAATTGATTtttttccacccttaaaatttctAAGTCCTCATGCCTGTAACTCCTCAATGTTGCCTCCTCTTGGCTTCTTTCTTTGTTCTTAATTCATAAACTCTTGGAAAAACTACACACACCAAAGATAAGAAAAAGTGACAAAATACTACTAAAAGTACTAGTTGGGCAAATATCTCATGAAAATGAATCATAACACGTAATTATAAATTTAGGGCATAGTTAGAGCTAGATAGAGCATGCAATAAGACAAAAGGTAGGTGTTTATGTAATGAAAAACATGTCGCTTTTCGGACTCATCACCAAAGATAGTACACTTGGCGAAGGGAATGTGTCGAGGCAATCTTCCCCGTCGAGGCTTCACCGAGTGTTGTACTCGGCATATTCTTCGCCGAGTATTCTTCTCCCTTCGCCGATATTTTGATACTCATCACATATTTCATCTCATGTAGTGTCCTTTGGCTCTAGAGCCATGGGGGCAGGATGGATCCTTGTCCTTGTTGATGAGAAGGCTCCATTTCTTGATGTGGTTTTAAGTTTGGTTAGGGTATGTGTAGTACCTAGGAAGCGTGGTTGCGGCTCCCTGAAGATGGAATAAAATCCTCCCTGCCTCGCCCCATCCTGGCGGTGCGTCTAGCGTTGTCGGAGGATGTGCGGAGGTGTGTCTCCGATGGATCTCAGTGAATTTAGTCGGTGTTCCTTCTGAtccatgcttctcttcatgggtgATAGTTGATGCTCGTGTGCGCCGGTTCTTTTGGATCTTAGCGCGGTGAGTTCTCATACCTCTACTACAACAAGGCCTAGCAGGACAAGCTTTGCTCGGCTCCAGAGAGGGAGGGGTGAGGATGGTGGCGCGCCTTTCGCTCGCTCGAGTGTTTGTAGTCATTGCCAGCGGATTCAAGGACCTATTTATAATTTTTATTACATTTGAGTTTTCTCGTATTGCTGTTGAGGATTATGAATAGATTGTTGGATTTTTTGAAAAGAAAACAAAGGGTGCTAGTAACTTAGTTCGCAGTCAGATGATGTCGTCTGTTCTCAGTTGCAATCCATGCTGCAACTCACTATTAGACGAATCATGAAACAGATCTAACGGTTTGGAGGTATTTTTTTCTAGTTGCAATCTCACCTGCAAACGGAAAAGGTAAAAATTCAGTTGCAACCCAAGTGCACGAACCGCGATGGAGATCTAATGTTGTAGAACTAGTTCTCAGCTACTAGCAAAACCGAAAAAGAATAACCTTTTGGTCGGCAAAGGGGAGCAAAGGGGAAGATCTCGGGTTTGCATGCACTCGGGAATGCAAACCGTACGTTACCGGTTCCCAGATCGAGAATATGCTTGATCGATTTGGATAACAGATTTTTGTTGCCGAGTAAAATACCGCGGTTACCGACCGGTATCCGGAATTCTCAGCCCCCTCCAGTAAATAAACTTATCGGCCCAGTCTATTTGAATTTGGTTTaacctcatgcctcaactcatttGTGTGAATCTTTTGTTCCGTTGGTGGCGACACAGTAATAGGATAGAGTATGGCTAGCCTATTTAGGTGTCTTTTGTtccgttggttgattcatgttgcaaccatgtcgGGTTTATGACTGTACCTTATGTGACTTTTATACTTGCACTTCAGACTTTGTGAGTTTTAATAAAGAGGCCATGTGCATCAATTCACTACGGGAAAGCCAGCCGTTGCCGTGCAAGACTTTGCACGGCAAAGAGGCCTATACGCACGGCAacggctttgccgtgcgtgcccTCACGgcaaagtttgcacggcaaagcaATCGACGGCAAAGccacctttgccgtgtgcatgcaAGGACTGCACGGCAaagccctttgccgtgcgctgccaTCTCTGCCGTGCGCCAGGGATGCTGCCGTGCGccacttctttgccgtgcgccagggAGGCTGCCGTGCGccccttctttgccgtgcgccagggAGGCTGCCGTGCGccgcttctttgccgtgcgccagagaggctgccgtgcgccacttctttgccgtgcggcctagccctagcacgcacggcaaaggcccctaCAGGCACGCCCCAGACAGCTCTCAGGAGCACAGGCTTGCGCCAAGTggcgcctttgccgtgtgtatgcacatggcaaagtgaccaaaagtcctttgccgtgtgcatacacacggcccctgttttttttcattttttgctgCTTTTCATTAATCCCTGCATTTCAAAATTGCATTTCACATATATATAACATATACATCATATATATTCACCATAgcatcaccaaacacatcaacaacaccacaaatacatcgagcacacatagttcatgcataacaaagtgcaatgtccattattacaatccataacaagtgcaacatccataacaagtgcgaacaatccattacaacgacgaagagtgcacgaagaccatgccatcaaccttgtcctcctccattgCTTGCGCCCGCCTCATCGTCATTGCCTTGTGACACATAATCTACAAGGTTTGATGGAATTGGCATTTGTCATTTGCATAATGATCACTTGAACAAgcacaagtagcgggttgggcacaagtgtaggaggactcaccgcggttcatgctccggatgatgttcaaGTTGTTCACGGTGAGAGGTGTCCCCGGGctctgagtgggcggtggcggcatccacggcatggagtaaggtggaggagcaggaatactccccggtggagaagacagagccgtctggtcatcagccagctcatctgtgcctgctgctgctgcatcatctgctgctgctgttgcatctgcAGCATCATCTGTGTCTGCTGCTGCTGATACTCCAGAATCTGCCGCTCCATGTTCCGTGcgtgctcctgggccgcctgctccttttctgccatctccgcctacgatgtgttgccgcgatgtcattaacatttcaatggaaagcatgtgcatgtaaaggaaaggtagagaccggaggaagaacatacccgtaaccgctcgacagctagatccgaagcccgtggccggggctctacctcaggctggccgctcttacgaccacgacggatctggcggagagagggaaccgTCGCTGGGTCGACAAccccgtcaccaaaccatagacggccatgcttcaagccttctcccgcaagcaccgcaacctcagggtcaaagtcctcggcctctgggttggcgtcctcgccgtacttctgcttgaacttgcAGATGCTGGGGAGATTGCTCCTTTATCTAACAAAATTTGTGTGAATCTTTCActtcctcctccttcaaactttatTTTCAATTAGATATTTTGAAgttttaaattcaaattttgttTAACAATCTCGTCCGGTATTTGACCGGCTATTGCCGGTAACCACAGTTACCGGAATCGGTCCCCTCCGAGATTTTTTCTCAAAACCCTTACCCGAAACCTTGATTTGGATATGCATGCGTGCGTGCGTCCGTGTGGCCGATACCTAGCGGATAAGCTGCTTGTTGATGCGTGCTTGCATGCATGGAGCCGAGGCGAGGTGTGCCCACGTAGCGCTGCACATAGTCGACTTTAGTCAGAGGCTGGCGCCATTGGTGTGTGCATTACTAGCAGATACATCAATGCATGCCGTCCATCTTCCAACAACTACCAGTCTACCACCGCTCTTTGTCCCACTCACTCAAAGGGGCCTCTGCGTGATTCACGTAGACACGTTGCCGGCGACGAGCCTCCGAGCGCCTCAACTGCCTCACAGCAGCTGACACCTCCTCTCCTATCTTATCCAAGGTCGTCCAAGCCAAACCTCGATCCCTTGGCCGGCCTCTCCCGACCCTCCTATAAATTCGCTTTCTCTGCATGCGAATCCATCTCATATCCATCAAGCTAGCTGAAGAAGCGGGTGTCAAGCATGGCGTCTAAGACTCTCGTTGTGTTTGCTCTCCTGCTTGCCGCGGCTTTCCTCAACTCCTCCGCGGCCGAACAAACCCGTGAGCTACCGGACTGGTTTTGAACTTGGGCTACTCCTGCTGCATGCTGCTACTAATTTTCGTGACCGTTTTCTGTCCATGCAGAGCCCAAGAAGGAAGAGACCAAGGCCGATGTACAGGGCTACGGTGGAGGCGGCTACcccggcggaggcggtggcggttACCCTGGCCACGGCGGAGGCGGTGGCTACCCGggccatggcggaggcggtggctacCCGGGTCATGGAGGCGGTGGCTACCCAGGCCatggcggaggcggcggctacCCAGGCCATGGCGGAGGTGGCGGTTACCCGGGtcatggaggcggcggcggctacCCAGGTCACGGAGGCGGTGGCTACCCGGGccatggaggcggcggcggctgtcACTGGGGCTGCTGCGGCCACGGGTACCATGGTGGCTGCCGCTGCTGTGCCCACGCCGACGAGGTCCCGGAGCCCATGTACCGGGCGGAGGTCCGCAACTGAGCACGCGAGTCGCACTGATGTGCGCACTCCACACGTGGCGTTGCTCTACGCAAAGTTACTCTATGATCTATACGTGCGCGTTTCCACAGACTGATCTTGGTGATCACGACCCACTGTGTTCTCGCAAATCTGTACTCTGTACTACTGCTGCTATGTATACTGAATAATATCTATCCCCGGCAGCCTTGTCTCTATTGTGCTTGGGAGTTGGGAGTGATCAGCGGGGGCTGATGTAGGACTGTGGAAATAAAATCACAGCGGAATATAACCTAATTATACTCGAGATGGGTACTTGATTCCCTTCTGACATCGTCACTGCTGTATTTTTGAAGTTGCTGATAAGAATCACAGGCCGGGAGAAACCGATCAGGTACTCCATCTAGCTAGAGATCTTTGAAAATAGCCAAGTGGCCGCGCTTGCTCTGCTAACTGCCCCGTGAGAGATTGCTAGTACTCCGTAGCTGTTATTATTTAGACAAGAGAGATtaccaaggaaaaaaatagcgctataacaaaatagcgtgggtctaaaaatacgctattagcatgTTATAACGTGCTATTAACTTGAATAGCGCGCTATAGCGCCGAAAGAGCGTAGCGTCGGCTttctagatatgctatagcgtgctattagcgttgGAATAGCGCACTATTTTTTTTCATGGAGATTACTAGCTGCTTCCATGAAGCTTGTTTGAGATTATTTAtcaaaattcagatgtatctagatgctatttagtgtctagGTACATCCATTTTTTGACAAATCTGAGGATAATCTTCATGGGACGGAGAGTACTACACGCATCTCAAATAAGAGTTATTTTCTACAATAAAAACATATTTGCATTATCCTAAATAAATGAAAGCTCATTATTACTCTTAATTTAAATTAACTAGCAACCTGACCAGGCGTGGCTAGTTTATTATTTCCCACATCCAATAAATCGACCTAGTACCTTTTAATTATGCCCTTGTTACTCGCCGGATTATGGAAATGAAGCCTACCCATGTGTCTATCATGATAGTTCTGGTATTGCCCCTTCCAATGGTTCGCAGTTGATTTAGATGGCCAGGTCTGGCCTAGATGTAGCATTTAGAGTAATGCATCCCACTTTATTGATTGAATATTGCTGGAGTTAGCCTAGTTCCTTTAAAACCAATCTAAGGTTTTTAAAAAGGGAAATTTTTTGATTGCTCTATGAAATGATGCACTCCAAATTCAGTGTTGGAGTGCATCATGGTAGTTTTTTGTTTGGCCTTGACAGTAATCGTTGCTATCTATAACACAAAGTCTCGATTGGTTTGATGAATACATGCCGACAATCGGAGTCATAACACAACATAGTATATTTGCTTACTTCTTGTCAGTATCTTGCTTGCAAGCTGGCTAGAACATGTTTGCCGGCTCAAGACATGCAATTGTAATTTGTTTCTTTCTTCTAGAACTCATTTTCACTATTTGAAAAATAGTTTTCAATGATTCATGTACAATGTAGAGACGCTCCTAAGTTTTCTCCATGGCACTAATGTGTTTTACTTTATGGATTATTTTAGAGAGTCACTTCATGGAGAATTTTTTTTTCATAATTACCGCCGTGTCTAGTAGTATCATTTTGTGAATGGGCCATTTTGGAACAATGACTATGGACCATTTTATTTGAAACGTAATTCTATGGGTCCTGGTCCACAAATTGACCCCCATGAACCAACTATAGTATGTAGTTGACACGTGGGCAGGAGAGAGAAAATATATAGGATTTTGTTATCTATTTTTAGCCATGCATGTCACGTGTTAACTACTGGAGTTGATCCACCGGGGTGAATTTGTGAAACAGGTCTCATAAAATTATTTTCCGTTTTGTTTAATTCATGGGCTCGGGATAGAGGTGGTACAGTAAGACGGTACCTGGGTTTATTGGGCCTGTGCTGGGCCTTTCCTTTATTTTGGGATCGTGTCTTGGTTGACATCCGCCTGGTTCGTTCTGCATTCCGACTCCGTCTCTGATCATACCTAACTATGCGTGAGGCCTGCGCTGAACTCTTAGACTAGACGGACAAGGGAAGTTCTCAACATCTGCGAATACGAGTAGGAGTCGGACCGGTTACCGGCCGGCCAGTGGTAGATAAAAGGGCCGACTGCGTGCGTGACCGGAGACGAGAACATCTAGCGATTCAGGATATGACTACTACAACAGCGGCCGCTCCCGCGACCGCCGGAGCCAGCGCCATGCCAGGCCCGTTCGCCGTGGCGCTAAAGCACAGCGTCACCCCTTCCCCCGTGCACGTCAAGATGCGGGAGGAGCGCACGGCCGGCGGCGCGTGCTGCCTGCGCTTGCTCTGTTCCATGAGGACCTCGTACGAGCTACAAATGATCGGGGGGCCTGGGCTGCAGGTCGGGgaagaggaggagcatacagactaCGTGATACCGCTATACGAGGTCAACCTCCGCAGCCACGACGCCTGCCGCGCCGCCATGCTCAAATTGCTCTCGTCGGTACCGGTGGCCGGTCCGGTATCCCTGCTCGATCCGGCGGCGGGCGAGTGGTACGAGCCCGTGCTCGACGCCGCCGCGGACGGCATCGTCAGCCAGCTGCAGCCCGTCACGAGCGGCGAGGGGTACGCCTTCGACGTGTCGCTTTGCATCGAGGAGAGCTTCAAGTACATCCAGCCGGAGGCCTTGCTGCTGGCGTGCGAGCAGGCGGAGGTCCCTACTTCCCAGCCTCCCGTGGTGGAGCGCTGCGCTGTCTGCATGGAGTGCCTGCCCTTGCCGTCCCCGACAGCAACAACAGAGGAGGCGTTGCTTTCCCTGCCGTCCTGCGGCCACACGTTCCACCGCCGGTGCATCGCCTCCTGGTTCCAGAAGGGAAGCACCTGCCCGCTGTGCCGCCGCGACATGATGTACTGCCTCCTTGACGCGGAGAAGCGATTTGGATTAGAAAGGGAGGACATTTCTTCAAAAAAACGAAACAGGGACATGGCAAGCTGACAGTTGATTCAAGATTCATGAGCGACATCATCCTACTGGTTCATCTCTATAGCCAAATCCATGAACTTTTTGAAACTTCATCCCAACATTTTTATTCCGAAAGTTAACTGTTAGTGTAATAAAGTAGCGCATAATTTGGCGCAACTAGCGTGAGTCATGTGCAGTGTTACCCGACTCGGCACCGACCTGTTCGTTGGCCCTGATCATAGATGGCTGTAAAAATATTATTGCCCaataaataaagcttatggttttcTAAAATAAAGATGGCCGTCTCTAGTGGCCACCTTCCGATCACCTATCTTTGTCGGCTAAGACGGCCTTCATTGCCGGCTCTGACCGCATCGTCTTGATGtctctccacatgttcctcccacCACCGCCGGGAGCGCCAAAGGTCAACGTTGATGAGGGATGCTATCGCTCGTGCCCACCACCACCAGGCGCCAACGAGGGACGCCATCGACCACTGTCGTTCATGTATGGATGTTGTCTTTAAGTTTGTGGGAGGGGGTGTACGGAAGGGGAAAGTGGTTTGCTAATTAATTATCTGTGTTAAGTAAAAATGGTGTTTGTGCATATGTTTGTTTAGAGGCCAAAAATGGCAGAGATGAACGTAAGCTACTTTAGGATAAGTGGCATCCAAACATGTGTCAAATGTTAGGGACCAAGATGCCATCTCTTGCTTGTGCCTCCTCTGCTTTCGATCTTGGTAGGGACCAAGATGCCATCTCTGGTTTGCTCCGGCTGGAGGATGGTGGGGTTTGGTGGCTGGGAGGGGGTGCTCCAATGGTGCGGTGGCGGTCGTCGACATCGCCTTCCTGTTGCCCTCCGGCCACCCTAGACCACCGGGGGACGGTGGGTCTCGGTTTTTGTTCCAGCATGTCTGGTGTGGCACCACTGGACTCCCTGACCTATAGGGACGCTGGCGGGCTCGATGGGGTGTTTGCGAAAGCAAAGCAAGACGTTTGCCATTGCCGGTGACGACGACGTCCTTGGACGCCgttcaccttcttggaggcgtggcCAAGACACACATCTTGTCGCCTGTTGCCTGCCCCTGGGCTCTCTCTGCTACCCTAGTTACTAGTGATCCATCCGAGCTCCTCCTCGAAACCCCTTCCGTTGAGGCAATGCGTCAGGCAGTACCCGGCTCCATATAGACGGTGTGTCTCCCCTCTGCGCGACCATTCTCGAGCCTAGGGTGGCTGTCTGTGGGTGCGTCGTGGCAGGAGGCACCCCGATGTTCTTCAACAGCTGGTGGTTTGTCGTGATTGGCATGCGCTGAGACTTAGGCGTTCTCTTGGGGTGGGTGTGAAGCCTCCGCGAAAGCACTGCACAGCTGGTCTGTGCCGACAACGATGACGCTCGCGAGCGCCATTTTCCTTCCTGGAGGCGCTGTCATGAAGCTTCCCCCTTCGAGCTCTGGAGTTTCGCCGGCTTCACTAGCGTAGTAAGCTAGTTCTCGGGGTGTTGGTGGTCCTCTGTTTGACAGGCTGCTCAGTGTGCTAGTCCTGCTTGGCTCAGATCAGCGGAGTGGCGTCTCGGGGCTTGGGGTCTCAAGCTGAGTCGCCGGTGTTTTGCTGAAGTCTTGGGCGCTCTCGGAGATCTTGTAGTTTAGGGCCTAGCCCTGGTCTGCTTGTTCCTTTGTAGTAGGCTTTAGCTCTTCACCACCTGGGCTTGTATCTCGAGCTGGTATCCCcagttttttcttttcttctctttttctttatTGCGTGCTACCTTGTACTcctggccggttgatggctttgttaattcaaagctggGCTCGTTGAGCCTTCAATTTAAAAAAACATGTGTCAAATTAAGCAAGGATAAGGAATTGTGTGCTTTTGGATCAATTGCCAGAAAATGATGTGTCTCTTTGTCAAAATCCTCGAGGTGAGCACGTGCGCAAAAGAAGGATAAGTGGAAGTGGAACAAGCCATCACATAAGATCATAATTGATAAAAGGAATGCAGGGAGAAGAGAAGATGGTACTAGTAAATCCTGACGCAAGGGTTCGCAAAATCCACAGCAACCATTTCAGTAGTGCGTCTAAATATCTCATACTACCATTTAGCTGCAACGCACCGGCATTGAGCTATATAATAGGGTGTGTACAATGGTTACAAAAGTTGTCGCTCTGGATTTAATCAGTGACCGATGTCCCGGGTGGTCCGTGTGTTCTAATGAGATCATCGTCATCGGCCGTTCCAAAACTCAAAGGATTTGTCGGCGGCCCATAGGTTGCCACAGGCATCCTCGCCGGCAGGCTCGGCAATGGCGCTTCGAATCGCAGAACGTTCAAGGCTTGCCTGATCGATGGCCTCACGCCGCGATCGGGATGCGCGCACCAGAGTCCAACGACCAGAACATACTCCATCTCTCCATTATCGAACTCGCCCCTAAGCCGCTAAGGATACCTCCTCCGCCGTACAAGTCCCACACCCACTGAACCAGGTGGACGACATCACCATTTTCATGGACCACAGCAGGGCGCCGCCCGCAGGCAACCTCGAGGAGGAGGACCCCGAAGCTGTAGACGTCCGACTCCACACTTGCCCTCCCTGCCAGAACGCTCTCTGGATCGATGTACCCCAATGTGCCGGCCATGCCGGTCGTGTGCGATCTTCTACCGTCATTGATGAGCCTCGCGAGCCCAAAgtcgccaagcttggtgatgaagGAGGCGTCCAGCATGATATTGCTCGGCTTTATGTCCCTGTGCGCCACGCGCTGCTCCGTGTCTTGGTG encodes:
- the LOC127298722 gene encoding uncharacterized protein encodes the protein MASKNLLVFAVLLAAAFLVCSTAEQTQAKKEETKADVHGYGGGGGGYPGGGGGGYPGGGGGGGGYPGHGGGGGGYPGGGGGGGGGGHPGHGGGGGGYPGQGGGGGGYPGHGGGYPGHGGGGGGYPGHGGGGGGGHPGHGGGGGYPEHMYRAEVRN
- the LOC127298721 gene encoding uncharacterized protein, translated to MASKTLVVFALLLAAAFLNSSAAEQTQPKKEETKADVQGYGGGGYPGGGGGGYPGHGGGGGYPGHGGGGGYPGHGGGGYPGHGGGGGYPGHGGGGGYPGHGGGGGYPGHGGGGYPGHGGGGGCHWGCCGHGYHGGCRCCAHADEVPEPMYRAEVRN
- the LOC127304512 gene encoding uncharacterized protein, whose protein sequence is MTTTTAAAPATAGASAMPGPFAVALKHSVTPSPVHVKMREERTAGGACCLRLLCSMRTSYELQMIGGPGLQVGEEEEHTDYVIPLYEVNLRSHDACRAAMLKLLSSVPVAGPVSLLDPAAGEWYEPVLDAAADGIVSQLQPVTSGEGYAFDVSLCIEESFKYIQPEALLLACEQAEVPTSQPPVVERCAVCMECLPLPSPTATTEEALLSLPSCGHTFHRRCIASWFQKGSTCPLCRRDMMYCLLDAEKRFGLEREDISSKKRNRDMAS